The Exiguobacterium mexicanum genome includes a window with the following:
- a CDS encoding bifunctional riboflavin kinase/FAD synthetase, which translates to METIHLTYPETPDLVPSVMVLGFFDGVHTGHQAVIRHAQAQAKQLDVPVTVITFDPHPKQVLSNKPDAVRYITPLQRKLNRIAGLGVERCIVITFTKELASLSPQQFVDDYLIGAGAVHVTAGFDYSYGKFGEGTMETLPYHARGRFTTSVVAEQTSGGEKVSSTRIRQLLGAGDVDVASELLGTPYVICGEVIHGDARGRTIGYPTANVVMDASYVMPRLGVYATRVRLQDGRTFDAMTNVGRRPTFYATGDVSIESHLFDFSEDLYGQLIEIEWMHYLRDERAFDGLDALIAQLKQDETVARAILS; encoded by the coding sequence ATGGAAACGATCCATCTGACGTATCCTGAGACACCAGACCTGGTCCCTTCGGTCATGGTGCTCGGATTTTTCGACGGCGTCCACACCGGACATCAGGCCGTGATTCGGCATGCACAGGCGCAAGCGAAACAGCTCGATGTACCCGTGACCGTGATCACGTTCGACCCGCACCCGAAACAAGTGCTCTCAAACAAACCGGATGCGGTCCGTTATATCACACCGCTCCAGCGGAAATTGAACCGAATTGCCGGACTCGGTGTCGAACGGTGTATCGTCATCACGTTCACGAAAGAGTTGGCGAGCCTGTCACCGCAACAATTCGTGGATGACTATTTGATCGGTGCCGGTGCGGTCCACGTGACGGCAGGATTCGACTACTCGTATGGTAAATTTGGCGAAGGGACGATGGAGACGCTGCCGTATCATGCGCGTGGTCGCTTCACGACCTCGGTCGTCGCCGAGCAGACGAGCGGCGGCGAAAAAGTGTCGTCGACACGGATTCGTCAATTGCTCGGTGCCGGAGACGTCGATGTGGCGAGCGAATTGCTCGGTACGCCGTACGTCATCTGCGGGGAAGTCATCCACGGCGACGCCCGGGGCCGGACGATCGGCTACCCGACGGCGAACGTCGTCATGGACGCCTCGTACGTCATGCCGCGTCTCGGTGTCTACGCGACGCGTGTACGGCTTCAGGACGGCCGGACGTTCGACGCGATGACGAACGTCGGGCGGCGGCCGACGTTTTATGCGACCGGTGACGTCTCGATCGAGAGCCACTTGTTCGATTTCTCAGAGGATCTATACGGGCAACTGATCGAGATCGAATGGATGCATTACTTGCGTGACGAGCGGGCGTTCGACGGGCTCGACGCACTTATCGCCCAACTCAAGCAAGATGAGACAGTCGCCCGGGCAATCCTGTCTTGA
- the rpsO gene encoding 30S ribosomal protein S15 → MALSKERKNEIIAEYATKQGDTGSPEVQVAVLTEQINTLNDHLRTHKKDHHSRRGLLKMVGRRRNLLTYLRNKDVTRYRELIQRLGLRR, encoded by the coding sequence ATGGCACTCTCAAAAGAACGTAAAAACGAAATCATCGCGGAATACGCGACAAAACAAGGTGACACTGGATCACCGGAAGTTCAAGTTGCAGTATTGACTGAACAAATCAACACTTTGAACGATCATCTTCGTACACACAAGAAAGACCACCACTCACGTCGCGGTCTTTTGAAAATGGTTGGACGTCGCCGTAACTTGCTTACGTACCTTCGTAACAAGGACGTTACACGTTACCGTGAATTGATTCAACGCCTTGGTCTCCGTCGTTAA
- the nusA gene encoding transcription termination factor NusA, translated as MGPQLLTTIEQIANEKGIEKEIIIDALEQALISAYRRNVANPNENVKVEFDQVTGDIRVFALLEVVERLSHPEQQLSLEEAHEIDPNYELGDFHKEEVTPSDFGRVAAMTAKQVVTQKMREAERERIYNHFVDKEDEIMTGIVERFDPRNLYIGLENNIEAVLTPNEQMPNESYQIHDRIKVYVTKVDSTTKGSGAAIQVSRTHPGLLRRLFELEVPEIASGTVDVMSVSREAGDRSKIAVHSDIVDPVGACVGPKGQRVQTIVDELNGEKIDIVRWSNDPKEFVKNALSPAQVVDVYVNEPSKSTTVVVPDYQLSLAIGKRGQNARLAAKLTGWKIDIKSETDAEGMDLYDTYAEKVEPEPEIVHNEMEQTDSVDVALEPTTVKEEE; from the coding sequence ATGGGGCCACAATTACTCACAACAATCGAACAGATTGCTAACGAAAAAGGAATCGAGAAGGAGATTATCATCGATGCACTTGAGCAGGCGCTCATTTCGGCATACCGCCGAAACGTCGCCAACCCGAATGAAAACGTAAAAGTTGAATTCGACCAAGTGACTGGTGATATTCGTGTCTTCGCACTTCTTGAAGTCGTTGAACGTCTCTCGCATCCCGAGCAACAATTGTCGCTCGAAGAAGCGCATGAGATTGACCCGAACTACGAGTTAGGGGACTTCCATAAAGAAGAAGTCACACCGAGCGACTTCGGTCGCGTCGCGGCGATGACGGCCAAACAAGTCGTCACGCAAAAGATGCGGGAAGCCGAGCGCGAGCGCATCTATAACCACTTCGTCGATAAAGAAGACGAGATCATGACGGGGATTGTGGAACGGTTCGACCCACGCAACTTGTATATCGGTCTTGAAAACAATATCGAAGCGGTGCTCACACCGAACGAGCAGATGCCGAATGAATCGTACCAGATTCATGACCGTATCAAAGTGTATGTGACGAAAGTCGATTCGACGACGAAAGGTTCTGGCGCAGCCATCCAAGTCTCACGGACACATCCAGGTCTGTTGCGTCGTCTGTTCGAGCTTGAAGTACCAGAAATCGCGAGCGGTACGGTCGACGTCATGTCGGTCTCACGTGAAGCGGGCGATCGCTCGAAGATTGCCGTCCATTCGGATATCGTCGACCCGGTCGGCGCTTGTGTCGGTCCGAAAGGGCAGCGTGTTCAAACGATCGTCGATGAGCTCAACGGTGAGAAAATCGATATCGTCCGTTGGTCGAACGACCCGAAAGAGTTCGTGAAAAACGCACTCAGCCCGGCTCAAGTCGTTGACGTGTACGTCAATGAACCTAGCAAGTCGACGACGGTCGTCGTGCCAGACTATCAATTGTCACTCGCCATCGGGAAGCGCGGTCAAAACGCCCGTCTTGCCGCGAAATTGACGGGATGGAAAATTGATATCAAGAGCGAAACGGATGCTGAAGGCATGGACTTGTATGATACGTACGCCGAAAAAGTTGAACCGGAGCCAGAAATTGTTCACAATGAAATGGAACAGACTGACTCGGTTGACGTCGCTCTCGAGCCGACAACGGTGAAAGAAGAGGAATGA
- the rnpM gene encoding RNase P modulator RnpM gives MTMKQKKLPLRKCVVTQEMLPKQALIRVVRTPEGDVVIDTTGKLNGRGAYLSKDADVIRLAEKKRTLDHHLKVKTSEALYEQLLQAVTGAES, from the coding sequence ATGACCATGAAGCAAAAGAAACTTCCTTTGCGCAAATGTGTGGTCACGCAAGAAATGTTGCCGAAACAAGCGTTGATTCGTGTCGTTCGGACGCCGGAAGGCGATGTCGTCATCGATACGACCGGTAAATTGAACGGACGTGGGGCGTATTTGTCGAAAGATGCGGACGTGATTCGTTTAGCAGAGAAAAAACGGACACTCGATCATCATTTAAAAGTGAAGACAAGTGAAGCGCTTTATGAGCAGCTGCTTCAAGCTGTTACAGGAGCCGAATCATGA
- a CDS encoding YlxQ family RNA-binding protein yields the protein MSQWESLLGLAARARKVTMGEEFVLKDVRAGRAKLVILAGDAGASTRKRVTDKCTSYGVPLIEVSDRYTIGAALGKDMRVVVSVTESGFANKLKQLLS from the coding sequence ATGAGTCAGTGGGAATCATTGTTAGGCCTTGCCGCACGGGCGAGGAAAGTAACGATGGGAGAAGAGTTTGTGTTGAAGGATGTGCGAGCTGGCCGAGCCAAGCTCGTCATCCTTGCCGGAGATGCAGGAGCGTCTACGAGAAAACGGGTTACCGACAAATGTACATCGTATGGTGTTCCATTGATTGAAGTGAGCGACCGATATACAATCGGGGCTGCTTTAGGTAAAGACATGCGAGTCGTCGTGTCTGTGACAGAATCCGGATTTGCGAACAAGCTTAAGCAACTTCTCTCTTAA
- the rbfA gene encoding 30S ribosome-binding factor RbfA — translation MNIRAQRVAEQMRKEITDILLREVNDPRTKNATITSVDVTGDLQQATAYYTVLGDDAEVKAETQAGLDKASAFIRREIGSRIRLRKTPELSFEYDSSVAYGSHIDSLIRDLNRNDQ, via the coding sequence ATGAACATTCGTGCCCAACGCGTCGCAGAGCAGATGCGTAAAGAGATTACAGATATCTTGCTCCGTGAAGTCAACGACCCACGTACGAAGAACGCTACAATTACAAGCGTCGATGTGACGGGAGATTTACAGCAAGCGACAGCCTACTACACGGTGCTTGGAGACGACGCCGAAGTGAAGGCTGAGACGCAAGCTGGTCTCGATAAGGCGAGCGCATTTATTCGCCGCGAGATCGGGAGCCGCATCCGTCTTCGGAAAACGCCAGAATTGTCGTTCGAATACGATTCATCGGTCGCATATGGTAGCCATATCGATTCATTGATTCGTGACTTAAATCGGAACGACCAATAA
- the infB gene encoding translation initiation factor IF-2 gives MGKRVYEFAKEQNVTSKQVITQLEKMNKPVKNHMAVLDEESVKQLDRVFNPEKYRSADKQDKPVATKQAETKSAKSKPADAKPAGKQEAPKARPQASGGQSNQAGNRGGNRFGNNRNDNRNKKRGGKFKGKPAKAAVPLEADPNSKTSQRKAARLAQESEMGNVIKYEDVLSVSDLAAKMDKKPNEIIMKLMGLGVMATINQTLDDETIELLATEFGYEVEKEVLIDETDFEEVEIDFSPYELVERPAVVTIMGHVDHGKTTLLDSIRNTKVVAGEAGGITQHIGAYQVEVNGKKITFLDTPGHAAFTTMRARGAEVTDIAIIVVAADDGVMPQTEEAISHAKAANVPIIVAVNKMDKEGANPDRVKQELTEFGLVPEEWGGETIFVPISALKDEGIDELLEMILLVSEVEEYKSTPEMPARGSVIEAKLDKGRGPVATLLVQHGTLRIGDSIVVGSTFGRVRAMVNDIGRRVKEVGPSTPIEITGLNDVPQAGDQFIVFEDEKKARAIGEKRYQRYLESQRRESAKVSLDDLFSRIQEGEVKDLNVIIKADVQGSAEALAGSLRKIDVAGVKINIVHQGVGAITEGDVILASAANAIIIGFNVRPDGNARSMAEQEHVEMRLHRIIYNAIDEIESAMKGMLDPEFVEEITGQVEVRDVFKVSKVGTIAGCYVTEGKISRDAGVRIIRNGIVVYEGKLDTLRRFKDDVKEVAAGYECGIKVEKFDDIKVEDVIEAFIMKEVERK, from the coding sequence TTGGGAAAACGCGTCTATGAATTTGCAAAAGAACAGAATGTAACAAGCAAACAAGTCATTACTCAGCTCGAAAAAATGAACAAGCCAGTGAAAAATCACATGGCTGTCTTAGATGAGGAATCGGTCAAGCAACTCGACCGTGTCTTCAACCCTGAGAAATACCGTTCGGCTGACAAGCAAGACAAGCCGGTTGCAACGAAACAAGCTGAAACGAAGTCTGCCAAGTCAAAACCGGCTGACGCGAAGCCTGCTGGCAAACAAGAAGCACCGAAAGCACGCCCACAAGCGTCTGGCGGTCAAAGCAACCAAGCGGGTAACCGTGGTGGCAACCGTTTTGGCAACAACCGCAACGACAACCGCAACAAAAAGCGCGGCGGTAAATTCAAAGGTAAACCTGCGAAAGCAGCCGTGCCATTAGAAGCGGATCCAAATTCGAAAACGAGTCAACGTAAAGCGGCTCGTTTAGCGCAAGAGTCTGAAATGGGCAACGTCATCAAGTACGAGGATGTCCTCAGCGTATCGGACCTCGCTGCGAAGATGGATAAAAAGCCAAACGAGATCATCATGAAGTTGATGGGTCTTGGTGTCATGGCGACAATCAACCAAACACTTGATGACGAGACGATTGAGTTGCTTGCAACTGAATTCGGTTACGAAGTCGAGAAAGAAGTCCTCATCGACGAGACGGACTTTGAAGAAGTAGAAATCGACTTCTCTCCGTATGAGCTTGTGGAGCGTCCAGCTGTCGTGACGATCATGGGTCACGTCGACCACGGTAAGACAACCCTTCTTGACTCGATCCGCAACACGAAAGTCGTTGCTGGTGAAGCCGGCGGGATCACGCAGCACATCGGTGCTTATCAAGTTGAAGTCAACGGTAAAAAGATCACGTTCCTTGACACACCAGGTCACGCTGCCTTTACGACGATGCGTGCCCGCGGAGCCGAAGTGACGGATATCGCGATTATCGTTGTGGCAGCGGATGACGGCGTCATGCCACAGACAGAAGAAGCCATCTCACACGCGAAAGCGGCAAACGTGCCGATTATCGTCGCGGTGAACAAAATGGATAAAGAAGGCGCAAACCCTGACCGCGTCAAACAAGAATTGACAGAGTTTGGTCTTGTACCGGAAGAGTGGGGCGGCGAAACGATTTTCGTACCGATTTCAGCTTTGAAGGACGAAGGAATCGATGAGTTGCTCGAGATGATCTTACTCGTCTCAGAAGTCGAAGAGTACAAGTCGACGCCGGAAATGCCAGCTCGCGGTTCGGTCATCGAAGCGAAGCTCGACAAAGGCCGCGGTCCTGTCGCTACGCTTCTCGTTCAACACGGGACACTCCGCATCGGTGACTCGATCGTCGTCGGTAGCACGTTCGGACGCGTCCGGGCCATGGTCAACGATATCGGTCGTCGTGTGAAAGAAGTCGGTCCATCGACTCCAATCGAGATCACAGGATTGAACGACGTCCCACAAGCTGGTGACCAGTTCATCGTGTTTGAAGACGAGAAGAAAGCACGTGCAATCGGGGAAAAACGTTACCAACGTTACCTCGAGTCACAGCGTCGCGAATCGGCTAAAGTGAGTCTCGACGACTTGTTCAGCCGTATTCAAGAAGGCGAAGTCAAAGATTTGAACGTCATCATCAAAGCAGACGTTCAAGGTTCGGCTGAAGCACTCGCTGGTTCACTCCGTAAAATCGACGTCGCAGGCGTTAAAATCAACATCGTTCACCAAGGTGTCGGTGCCATCACAGAAGGTGACGTCATCCTCGCTTCGGCAGCCAATGCGATCATCATCGGATTCAACGTCCGCCCAGATGGGAACGCCCGGTCGATGGCCGAGCAAGAGCATGTTGAAATGCGTCTGCACCGGATCATCTATAACGCCATCGATGAAATCGAGAGCGCGATGAAAGGGATGCTCGACCCTGAGTTCGTTGAAGAAATTACAGGACAAGTTGAAGTCCGTGACGTCTTCAAAGTCTCGAAAGTCGGTACGATTGCCGGCTGTTACGTCACAGAAGGTAAAATTTCACGCGACGCCGGCGTCCGCATCATCCGTAACGGGATTGTTGTGTACGAAGGAAAACTCGATACGCTCCGTCGCTTCAAAGACGACGTCAAAGAAGTCGCGGCAGGCTACGAGTGTGGGATTAAAGTAGAGAAGTTCGACGACATCAAAGTGGAGGACGTCATCGAGGCGTTCATCATGAAAGAAGTCGAACGTAAATAA
- the truB gene encoding tRNA pseudouridine(55) synthase TruB, whose protein sequence is MEPTGVLILDKDSGMTSHDCVFKLRKLFQTKKVGHTGTLDPEVTGVLPICLGRATKLSRFLTDEGKRYAAEITIGTATMTEDAHGEVVETREVGPEAFTAADIDRVLETLTGKIEQIPPYFSAVKVNGKKLYEYARKGQTVERPRRIVEIHRLVRTNDPVIEDGVCRFRVNVECGKGTFIRTLAVQIGERLGYPAHMSDLRRTRSGSFEETAAVTLQQLADLETVEERMNHLIPLEEVIKRWPAMTIPANRERYIRNGGRLNDVSLEFELFTVYNEEGIPLALYRRLDGTTDANVEVMLTID, encoded by the coding sequence ATGGAACCAACAGGTGTATTGATTTTAGATAAAGACAGCGGCATGACGAGCCACGACTGCGTGTTCAAGCTCCGTAAATTGTTCCAAACGAAGAAAGTCGGTCATACCGGCACGCTCGACCCCGAAGTGACCGGTGTCCTGCCGATTTGTCTCGGCCGGGCGACAAAGCTGTCACGTTTTCTGACCGATGAAGGCAAACGGTACGCCGCCGAGATTACAATCGGGACGGCGACGATGACCGAGGATGCTCATGGCGAGGTCGTCGAGACGCGCGAAGTCGGTCCAGAGGCGTTCACTGCTGCAGACATCGATCGCGTCCTCGAGACGTTGACAGGAAAGATTGAGCAAATCCCACCGTACTTCTCTGCCGTCAAAGTGAACGGCAAGAAATTGTACGAATACGCCCGGAAAGGTCAGACGGTGGAACGACCGCGCCGCATCGTCGAGATTCATCGCCTCGTCCGGACGAATGACCCGGTCATCGAAGACGGTGTCTGCCGTTTCCGTGTCAACGTCGAGTGTGGCAAAGGCACATTCATCCGGACGCTCGCCGTCCAAATTGGGGAGCGTCTCGGCTATCCGGCTCATATGAGCGACCTGCGGCGGACGAGGTCTGGTTCGTTCGAGGAGACGGCCGCTGTCACGTTGCAACAACTCGCCGACCTCGAGACGGTCGAGGAACGCATGAACCACCTCATCCCGCTCGAAGAGGTCATCAAGCGTTGGCCTGCCATGACGATTCCGGCCAATCGGGAGCGGTATATTCGAAACGGGGGGCGTTTGAACGACGTCTCGCTCGAATTTGAACTGTTTACTGTCTATAATGAAGAAGGAATTCCACTTGCCCTCTATCGACGGCTTGACGGAACAACAGACGCAAATGTCGAGGTCATGTTGACCATCGACTAA
- the rimP gene encoding ribosome maturation factor RimP has translation MSKITEVVEAIALPIVERENMELVDVEFVKEGPDWFLRVYIDKPGGVDLDDCVNINEQLSEKLNDSDPIEQAYYLDVSSPGAERPLKKPTDFERAIGKNVYIKTFAPIEGAKEFEGILTEYDGETAVVETRIKTRKKAISLPVDKIAQARLAVTFS, from the coding sequence GTGTCCAAAATAACAGAAGTCGTCGAAGCGATCGCGTTGCCGATCGTGGAGCGTGAGAACATGGAATTGGTCGATGTCGAATTCGTGAAAGAAGGGCCAGACTGGTTCTTGCGCGTCTATATCGACAAGCCGGGGGGCGTCGATTTAGATGATTGCGTCAACATCAACGAACAACTCTCGGAAAAACTAAACGATAGCGATCCGATCGAACAAGCCTATTATCTTGACGTCTCGAGTCCCGGTGCCGAGCGACCGCTGAAGAAGCCGACCGACTTTGAACGCGCGATTGGAAAGAACGTCTATATCAAGACGTTCGCCCCGATTGAAGGTGCTAAAGAGTTCGAAGGGATTTTGACAGAATATGACGGCGAGACCGCCGTCGTCGAGACACGTATTAAGACAAGAAAAAAAGCGATATCGCTACCGGTAGACAAAATTGCACAAGCCCGCCTAGCGGTCACGTTTAGTTAA